The sequence ATTCAAGAGTACTGAGCCCCTGTAGTCTCGGCTCAGCTATTTACTGGGATTTTTATGTAataactaagggggggggggggggcgtgttttTTTTACTGAGTATTAACTAGCTAAGGTTTGAGATAATGGGGCTATAGAAACAGAGAGGACATGTTCATACTGAGAAGCTGGATTTAAATATCGAGCTTTTGTGGAGGTGTACTCTTCTCTGCATCAGGCTGACTTAAATCTCGCCTAGTATCCTGCCTCTGAAAGGGGCTAGTGCCATGTTTTAAAGGGACAACTCTGAACAGGGCAACTTTGTGATCCCTtccatttacaaaagccatgtttgaGCCCTAAAGTAAAATTAGACAAGGAAACAGAAGTAGCAGTTCATGGTTTATTTGGTGTTAGGGCTGGTACAGTTGAATGCTTGCAGTGGCCTTTACTACTTGTATACAGAAGTCCTGGTTTTTACATTTCTAGGGACCAGATTTACAGCTATTCCAGTATGGTACACAAAAATTAAGTTCTCCAGAAAAGGTATGCACAGAGATTCCAAAGCAgttaagaaaatacatttggaccTGCAACAAGTTGAGATCTTTAATCTATTGGTCAGAGTTggtttctccccccctcccccccccccatcttttgtAATACAAGAAATACGTTGGTCTCTACCTTTATTACACAGTTGTGAAACCAATTATATTCTTCTGAACGGACCTGAAGCTGAGAAAGAGGCAGAGGATTTTGCTAGGCCGTGTTTTACAAGGAGTGCTAGATCTACTTTACACCACTAGGTTGTGATCCACCTCTGGCTACAAATACTGGTTTTGGTGAATAGGAAAAGCCACAGAACAGTTTCCTACTCTAATTTCAGGAAACTGAGTTGTTCATAGATTTTAGCTTTACATGTTTCCAGTCAGTAACTTACATCAAAGGACTTGATCTACTTGAAAAGTGCAACAGACAAATCCCCTATACTGTTGTATAGTGAAGTGCTAGGACAGAAGAATTAAAACTGCAGTTCCTTCTGGATTCCCCAAAGTGTATCTGCACTCTTCCGTagcttctcttcctcctcactcTTCAGAGTCATCTTTACTACATCTGTAATGCCACTATATCCCAACACACACGGAACACTTAGGAAGACATCATCATGTATTCCATACATGCCCTGAAAAGGAAACAGAAGGATATTACTATATTACATGGTTTTTACAACCTTGGTTTACTTTATTTTCGAGTATTAGCCCATCAGGTCACTACTTCCTTTAAGCCAGTGGTCTAAACGGTTAACCAAATTTCACAGGCAATGAGGCAGCTCTGGATATTAACATGTACAGCTGTAAATTAGTTTACCTCTTAACACAAGAATGTTGGAAGTTTCTCTGCTTTAACAAGCTGCTGCTTACCTTAACCATAGTAGAAATTGGGTGCACCCTCTTTAGGTTCTTCATAATAGTTTCAGCTAGATCTGCCACAGAGAGACCAATAGCCCATGATGTGTATCCCTTCAACTTGATCACCTCATAGGCGCTGCAAAGGTAAAGAACTTGCTTTacattttctaaaaacaaaatggTTAAACTGAAGTTTGTTATAACTTGGATTATGAAATCTTAAGAATggataggatttaaaaaaaaaatcacctaacTCAGCTGCACcggtcccactgactttcagcagGACTAGTGCCCTTCTACAAgattaagcacttctgaaaattccacccatTTTGTTTATCAATCAAGCACCAAGATACCTATTAACCAGATTTAAAGTATTGGGTTctctgcactgaaaaaaaaaattagaggttCATTATTACTCCCATCTATATAAGATTTCTTGGGCATACAAGATTGCAGCTCAGAGATCATTAACATGTTTTCTCCATTAGACTGGTGAATGTTAGCCACCAAGGCATCCCTATTTTAAGTTGTACCATTTCTGTATcttcacatttgttactgttaTGCTGATACTGCGGCAGATACTTATACCATAACTGAGCACAGCTGGTTAGAGACAACATATTTGCTCTATTTGACATGATGTTCTATAATTCTGTGCCATTTAAGAGTAAAGCAACTTGTTCTAGTGTAAAATTGCTCTTTACCTGTCCACCACCTGTTTGTGGACCTCTTTCCAATGCTCTTTGTCTGCATCAGTTCCTAGGTCAGGGTACAGAGCCTTCAGGGAGACACCAGCAACATTAACTCCACTCCAGACAGGTACTAAGATAAATACACAAATTAACGAGTTACTTCACAGTATAGAGCAGTTATCAATCCACCAGCCAAATCCTAATTTCACTCAACCCAAATATAAACTGACAATTAGCGCAGCACTTGGTAGAGTGAATCTGTTGCCATACAAGTGCCATTGCGGCTTGGAtgtatgaatttatttttaaaaatgttaaaattaaggTTTGTATATCTTACAGGATTAAAATAAGCCTTGTGAACCTAGTCCTGTTTGAATGTCTGAGCCCGTTTCTTTACATTTGGCATCTCAAGGTTAAAGGTGGtcagtttgggttttttattgGTCAAGGAATAATTGACAATAAGGGACTATTTAGATAGTTTCATGAGGGGTTGGGGAGGTGAGAAGGGAAAAGAATTTTGAAGTCTCCCCTTCCCAGACAATGCTGTTTCAACAATCACTTGAAGGTGTGGAACAAAAATAATACTCCTAGGTACTCCTGGCCCAGATCTGCACTGAAGTTCAACGTAGGTTTTGAGAGAGGCCAAAAATACGTGAAGACTGGATTTTAATTCCAGTCACTGAGTCTAGTGCCGGTCTGAAACAGCAGTATTTTTCAATAGTCCCTTGCAAGGAAGAGCTTCACCCTCCCACTCCTTCAGCTCCTTGCTGGAGACTTCTGGGGAGAATTTAGTCTGCAGGTTTTGGCCCTTCTTGGGTTACAGTAATGACCTTTTCTAACAGAACAGGTCAAGTCAAATATAGATCATCTACTGTTACTACATTCCACAGCTAAGTTAAGGAAGGAGATGCTTGTTTCCTTAAATTGCCTCATGTGAAGGTCTGAATGAGCAATTCTTTGCAAAAAATTGAATATTGGTGCTTCCTGGGAACTTGGTAGAGTTTTAGTCTTGAGCCCCTACTACACAATttgtgatttatttaaaaaaaaaccccactaatAGAATAAGGCTAAAGATAAGTTGGGCTTCATACGTACCACTAGAATCTCCATGCTCTCCAATTATCCACCCATGGCAGCTTAGAGAATGGATGCCCAGTTTTTCTCCCATGAGGTAGCGGAAACGGGCAGAATCCAGATTGCAGCCGCTACCAATAACACGGTGTTTAGGAAAGCCACTGATCTTCCAGGCCACGTAGGTCAAAATATCAACTATTAATACAATAGCCAGGTTAGTAAAAAGATGTGATGAAAGACTAATGAAAAATTCTAATGCCTTGTTTGACAAACAGTTTATTCCAACTGATTCTTGTGAGGGTTCTATCTGCAAGTGAAGGTTGTTTTTTTACTCTAAATATGCTGAATAGAGCACAGAACTGAGATACACCTTCCCAATATATATCTAGTTGCTTATTAGCAAAACCACCTTTTTAGCTGCATGACAGAGGCTTAAATTACACTCATTGATCTAAAAGAAGTGTCAGCCTCCATTACGCACAGTCCTGCTTCAAGAGCTTTACAGAAGCAATTACAGGCAAGTTTAAACTGGAGGGTGAGGCTTAATTCTCAAATAGGCAATGtgaagatttgggggggggggggggggaggggaaggtcacTGCATCATCCTCTTCCTAAGTTCTGGGCGGAACTGGGAACTTGAGGCAAGTGGTCTCAAATCCCCAGCCCAGTAAACTATATCAGTTTTCCCCTCTCTGAAACATGCTTCCATAAGAGCCAGGGAACCAAGAGGGTTTTATTAAGCAGTCCTAACAAGCCTGACCTGGATTTGATACAACAAGCAGCGTGCAGTCAGGGCTGTACTTGACAACATTGGGAATGATGAATTTGAAGATGTTCACGTTGCGCTGGACCAAGTTAAGACGACTCTCTCCTTCTTGCTGGCGTGCACCAGCTGTGATGATAACCAGCTTGGAGTGTGCAGTCACGCTGTAGTCTACAAAGAAAGTGTCAAACATTAATTCTTTCTACAGATAGGAACTCTAGGCTTGTTCTGAACTACCATCAAGTTAGAGCTCACAAGTCTGAAGGTGCTGAGAGGCCATAGTTAGTGGAATATAGTGCTCTCCCAATAATCAGTTATCTTCTACTAAGCAGAGATTACATCAGCTTCAATTTGTTGCTGCACAAGTTTCTCTGATACTATAGTAATGGGGGGATAAATGAGTATGTATCAACAcactcctgtgagatagggaagcacCATTATACCCATGCTACagatggcagagagagactaagtgcCTTGTCCAAggtctggggcaaagcagagAATTGAACACAGGTCTCTTGAGcctcaggctagtgccctaaccacttcTCCTGACTAGCTCTTTATTGGAGTGAGAAGAGTGCTCAACACCCTCCGCTACAGCTATGGAACATGGACATACTGTAGCAGACACTTGAAGCAACTAGAGCATTTTCACATGCCCTGTCTGTCTCTCCCATGTAACATCGAATGGGCAGATGAGATACCAAACAAGGTCCTGGACCAGTGCTGCATGATTAGCATTGAATCCCTGATAATAAATGTACAACTTCGCTTGGCAGGTCACCTCATACAGATGGATGATACACAACTCCTCACAGCCACGTTTTATGGACGGTTGAAAATGGGAGCATGTACAGTGGGAGgccaacaaaaatattaaaacactCCCAAAGCTTCTCTAACAGCTGTTCAAATCAATCCTAACACATGAGAAGCTGCTGTGGATAGATCAGGATAGTGACAGACCTCTTGGTCTCTGGTTAAAAGCCATTGAGAATAGCAATACACAAAAAGCTAAAGAAGCACAAGTGAAGAAAGCAGGCTGTGGCAAAAACATATGGCCATGTCTGCCGGCCATGCAGCCATATCTGCAGCTCCCTTAATTGGCTTACATTCACCCAAGAGCACTCACTGAAACAAGGACTCATGTCAGCTATAACTGGAGACTCCAATAAtggaaggagggagaagaaagcCCTGTTGGAAAGACTCAAATGTTACATCCCATGGAATGTGTGttttctttaaaaggaaatatACTGGGTGCACTGCTGCTGATGGTAGCCCTAGAGAGAAGCCTATCTGGACAATAGCGGAGGTCTAGGTAGTGGTCTTGCATGCGTCTCTGGCTCGTGTCAGTAGGGGATGACgtcttacaatttaaaaaaaaaagcctctgttCTGATAGGGACTGCCTATGGATGAAGGAATTACTCCTTGGCTGAGAAATAAGTAAACTATGCACTAACACTTGCCATAGTCACTAGCTCTTGTGAAATTTAAACTGCCATAATCTGAGCTGTTTATAGCCAATAGGAGTGGTAGACAAGAACACAAGTCATGGTGGTGATTAGCCAGCTCCAGAGAAAAGTGATCTAGGAGGATCATACAGgtaagctggattttttttttttttttttttaaataaaaggttttAACATAAGTTCTAGCCCCAGTGGTCAATTCCAGAACACAGGAGTGTTCACCTCCACAAGTTTTAATGAGAAGTTACAAATTCAAATTTGGTAGCTATGAaccatttctctccccccccgaaAAGCTACAGTGAAGGGCAACAAATCAATCAGTGATATGGAACAACTTACCTATGAGGAGAAATTGAGACAGACAAGTAAGGGCAGGGGAATaagatagaggtttataaaatcatgactggtgtgcgAGATGCTGGAAGACGGGGTGCTAATTTGTATCAAGGTCCCCATGTCAACAGAATActaacaaatgcatagctggaatcaATCTGGCTCACCAGTGTGGTTacaataggtattagaattacaaaaatgtgtttgtttagccTTTATTAAATGGGTgggagttgctgcatgcattaacaTCTGTCGtccatattgtaaggtaatatttgagtggttgtattgtgagcctctaaatcaccagacaggagaggcGTATTAATTAGTGTGAAAGGCTGATCTTCAACGGCGAATCCATGTTTAGGCTGTTCTGGTGCTGGAGAAGTTTACACTTGATTGGTTGTGAGtgctatacttagatttcaccaatctgGAGTTTGTGCCCTGTTTCCTAATTAATAAGCAGCACGTTAACATCCATAAAGTACtgcacacaatgcagagtcaaccgcTTGAACTCATTGTCATGGAATGTTGAAGGCCAAAATATAgttaggttaaaaaaagaactagataagttaatggaggataggtctgtcggaggctattagccaaggtggttaGGGATACCACCCCATTCTCTGGGTGTGCCTAAGCCTTtagctgccagaaactgggactaggCGATCACTTTTAAAGTTGCCCTATTCTGCTGATTCTCTCTAAAGCAGCTGACACttctggtctgacccaatatggcaattcttatgttctgtaTGAACAGAAACAGATTAACACCTGCTGTTCAAGTAACACTTGGATGAGCAACTGTGTATCTGAAGTGATGGTCTCCATTTAGAAACTATATTTAAAACACACTAACCTTTGCCAGAAACAATTTTTGGTGTTCTAAGAAAGAGACTGCCATGCTGGAGATCCAGCATCTCTCCTCTCAGCTTGTCTTCTATGACATCAACAAGGGCAAGTTCATCAGCCAAATCCTACAGGATGCCAGAAGCACAATTAAAGACCAAGTCAGTGCGCTGGGTTTCTGAATTAAAATGTTTCACTAATCTGTGAAGTCAGACTTCAGAAAGATGGCAACAGCATAAATTAAGTGTAGTTAGCCAACTGTTGCTGGTCAGGATCAGAAAACTCCTTCTAAACCAAATATTTTAGTTATCTGGAACTTCTATCAATGTGCtagctttttggggggtggggtggggaaggaagtatTGAAACTTGCAGTAATTTTCTTATCTGTACTGCACCTCACACACTGTCACTAGACTGGAGTGCACACGTTTCCGTGCATGTTAACCTGAACAAGACAAATGGCTTATGAAGCATATTCCAAACAGCTAGCGGTTTATAAACAATGACTACTTTACAATAATGAAAAGCAAGCATGGTGTAATCCATGGTATGATCAATAAATGGTTTGGTAATTCAGTGTGGAGAATGCAGTTCAGATTTAGAACAGACTacagtcccccacccccaaaagttcCAGGAAAAGCTTACTTTCTAGAAATGACATTGCATACTCCGTCCAATACATACATTTATATTCAGACCAGCATCTCTCATATCTAAGCTGGAATTACTTCCAGTACACAGTGGAATAAACAATTCACCAGCTCAATTTTCTCCTTGTTTAAAGCCAAACAGCTTTAGGCATTctagcaatacaaataaatgtttgGAATCCAGATCTATTCTATTCTGTAACTATTCTAGTTATCTGCCCAGGGTGGATAATTtcagtagaaccccatttatcagACCTTCCATTATCTGGCTCTGTATTAACCAATCAGCATGCACAGGTCCAGAAGCGGGTGATCTTTGTGGCCACTAGACGGCACTGCAGCCTCACATTTTCCTATTCTCCCTATTATATTTTTTCATTATCCGATCTGGCCTCAGTCCCAATTAGATCAGAAATATGGGGTTCTGTACATGAAAGTCAGAAAGCTGGCAATTGTTGGGGAAACATTCTAATAGTAAATATTATTTGTCAGCTCATGTATAGCAAAGATGAGTGAATACCTATATTCCAATTGGCATTTACAAGGAGCAAAAAAAACAGCTGGATAAATGAATAGTTCTAGCTATTCTCCACAGCTTTCTTTGGTCCCAGATGGAGGATGGGTAAACCTTGACACTCACCTTCATCAGGATGCTGATTGCACAAGCCATGCCGACTGCACCAACCCCGACCACAGTGATCTTGTTGTGGGCATGACTGTGCTCCTCTTTGTGAACGTTTTGAATGAGAAGTTCCTTAACAGACATCTTGTAGTGCTGAAAAGAATTGAAGTGTCATGTAATTTCTCTAAGCATATGAGTTATTA is a genomic window of Malaclemys terrapin pileata isolate rMalTer1 chromosome 4, rMalTer1.hap1, whole genome shotgun sequence containing:
- the LOC128836628 gene encoding L-lactate dehydrogenase A chain is translated as MSVKELLIQNVHKEEHSHAHNKITVVGVGAVGMACAISILMKDLADELALVDVIEDKLRGEMLDLQHGSLFLRTPKIVSGKDYSVTAHSKLVIITAGARQQEGESRLNLVQRNVNIFKFIIPNVVKYSPDCTLLVVSNPVDILTYVAWKISGFPKHRVIGSGCNLDSARFRYLMGEKLGIHSLSCHGWIIGEHGDSSVPVWSGVNVAGVSLKALYPDLGTDADKEHWKEVHKQVVDSAYEVIKLKGYTSWAIGLSVADLAETIMKNLKRVHPISTMVKGMYGIHDDVFLSVPCVLGYSGITDVVKMTLKSEEEEKLRKSADTLWGIQKELQF